In Arsenicicoccus dermatophilus, a genomic segment contains:
- the alaS gene encoding alanine--tRNA ligase produces METAEIRRRWLAFFERHGHTVVPSAPLLYDDPNLLFVNAGMVPFKPYFLGQETPPYARATSVQKCVRTGDIEEVGKTTRHGTFFQMNGNFSFGDYFKKGAIEFAWEFVTGSREEGNLGFDPEKVWVTVLGPGFHPDYPDGDVEAMEHWRAVGMPAERIQGRSLKDNYWHMGVEGPGGPCSEIYIDRGPQYGADGGPEADEDRFLEIWNLVFQTEEITDVKAKDDFRVVTPLPAKNIDTGMGLERVAFLLQGVDNLYEIDEVFPVIRAAEELSGKRYGASPADDVRFRVVADHVRSSLMLIGDGVTPGNEGRGYVLRRLLRRAVRSMRLLGVQDPALPTLLPVSMAQMSKSYPELERGFSRISQIAYAEEESFRRTLSSGTTMLDSAVAAAKSGGAGILGGDKAFQLHDTYGFPIDLTLEMAAEQGLTVDEEGFRRLMGEQRARAKADAKAKKQGHGDAHAYREVADSIGHGVEFTGYEEVTSEVRVAGLIVGGEVARTVCAGEDVELVLDRTPFYPEGGGQLADGGRIELDNGAVVEVRDVQKPINGLIVHKATVVSGEVTPGAAAHALVDLQRRRAISRAHTATHMVHKAIREALGDTATQAGSENAPGRFRFDFNATSAVPVSVLRDVEAKVNTMLLEDLEVRADVMSQEEAVASGAMALFGEKYGKEVRVVSVGDWARELCGGTHAQRSGQLGVVKLLGEASIGSGVRRVEALVGSDAYDFLARESAIVGQLTGDLKVRSEELPERISSILTKLKDAEREITQMRQQQALAMAGQLAGAAKDLGGVSLVAHHAEGLTADDARALVLDLRGRLGNERPAVVVVATVAKERPVVIVATNERARELGIKAGALVRVAAQALGGGGGGKDDLAQGGGQDAGKIGEALAQVEATVSAQGR; encoded by the coding sequence ATGGAAACTGCCGAGATCCGTCGCCGCTGGCTCGCGTTCTTCGAGCGTCACGGCCACACCGTCGTCCCCAGTGCGCCGCTGCTCTACGACGACCCCAACCTGCTCTTCGTCAACGCGGGCATGGTGCCCTTCAAGCCGTACTTCCTCGGCCAGGAGACCCCGCCCTACGCCCGCGCCACCAGCGTGCAGAAGTGCGTGCGCACCGGGGACATCGAGGAGGTCGGCAAGACCACCCGTCACGGCACCTTCTTCCAGATGAACGGCAACTTCTCGTTCGGCGACTACTTCAAGAAGGGTGCCATCGAGTTCGCCTGGGAGTTCGTCACCGGCTCGCGCGAGGAGGGCAACCTCGGCTTCGACCCGGAGAAGGTCTGGGTGACCGTGCTGGGTCCCGGCTTCCACCCGGACTACCCCGACGGCGACGTCGAGGCGATGGAGCACTGGCGGGCGGTGGGCATGCCCGCCGAGCGGATCCAGGGCCGCAGCCTCAAGGACAACTACTGGCACATGGGCGTCGAGGGGCCGGGCGGCCCCTGCTCGGAGATCTACATCGACCGCGGCCCGCAGTACGGCGCCGACGGTGGCCCGGAGGCCGACGAGGACCGCTTCCTGGAGATCTGGAACCTCGTCTTCCAGACCGAGGAGATCACCGACGTCAAGGCGAAGGACGACTTCCGGGTCGTCACGCCGCTGCCCGCGAAGAACATCGACACCGGCATGGGGCTGGAGCGCGTCGCCTTCCTGCTCCAGGGCGTGGACAACCTCTACGAGATCGACGAGGTCTTCCCGGTGATCCGGGCCGCCGAGGAGCTGTCCGGCAAGAGGTATGGCGCCAGCCCCGCCGACGACGTGCGCTTCCGCGTGGTGGCCGACCACGTCCGCTCGTCGCTGATGCTCATCGGCGACGGCGTCACCCCGGGCAACGAGGGGCGCGGCTACGTCCTGCGTCGCCTGCTGCGCCGCGCGGTCCGCTCGATGCGACTGCTGGGCGTGCAGGACCCGGCGCTGCCGACGCTGCTGCCGGTGTCGATGGCGCAGATGAGCAAGTCCTATCCCGAGCTGGAGCGCGGCTTCTCCCGGATCAGCCAGATCGCGTACGCCGAGGAGGAGTCCTTCCGGCGCACCCTGTCCAGCGGCACCACCATGCTCGACTCCGCGGTGGCCGCCGCGAAGTCCGGGGGAGCGGGGATCCTGGGCGGCGACAAGGCCTTCCAGCTCCACGACACCTATGGCTTCCCGATCGACCTGACCCTGGAGATGGCGGCCGAGCAGGGCCTGACCGTCGACGAGGAGGGCTTCCGCCGCCTGATGGGCGAGCAGCGGGCCCGGGCCAAGGCCGACGCCAAGGCCAAGAAGCAGGGGCACGGCGACGCGCACGCCTACCGCGAGGTGGCCGACTCGATCGGGCACGGCGTGGAGTTCACGGGCTACGAGGAGGTCACCTCCGAGGTGCGCGTCGCCGGTCTGATCGTCGGCGGCGAGGTCGCCCGGACGGTCTGCGCCGGCGAGGACGTCGAGCTGGTGCTCGACCGCACACCGTTCTATCCCGAGGGCGGCGGGCAGCTCGCCGACGGCGGGCGCATCGAGCTCGACAACGGCGCCGTCGTCGAGGTCCGCGACGTGCAGAAGCCCATCAACGGACTGATCGTGCACAAGGCGACCGTCGTGTCCGGCGAGGTCACCCCCGGTGCCGCGGCGCACGCCCTGGTCGACCTGCAGCGTCGGCGGGCGATCTCCCGGGCGCACACCGCGACCCACATGGTGCACAAGGCGATCCGCGAGGCGCTGGGGGACACGGCGACCCAGGCCGGCTCGGAGAACGCCCCCGGGCGCTTCCGCTTCGACTTCAACGCGACCTCCGCGGTGCCGGTCTCGGTCCTGCGGGACGTCGAGGCCAAGGTCAACACCATGCTGCTGGAGGACCTCGAGGTCCGGGCCGACGTGATGAGCCAGGAGGAGGCCGTCGCGTCCGGTGCCATGGCGCTCTTCGGCGAGAAGTACGGCAAGGAGGTGCGGGTCGTGTCCGTCGGCGACTGGGCCCGCGAGCTGTGCGGCGGCACCCACGCCCAGCGCTCCGGCCAGCTCGGCGTGGTCAAGCTCCTCGGCGAGGCGTCCATCGGCTCGGGGGTCCGTCGCGTGGAGGCGCTGGTGGGCTCGGACGCCTACGACTTCCTGGCCCGTGAGTCCGCGATCGTGGGGCAGCTGACCGGGGACCTCAAGGTGCGCTCGGAGGAGCTGCCCGAGCGGATCTCCTCGATCCTCACCAAGCTCAAGGACGCCGAGCGCGAGATCACCCAGATGCGCCAGCAGCAGGCCCTCGCCATGGCCGGGCAGCTGGCGGGTGCGGCCAAGGACCTGGGCGGGGTGAGCCTGGTGGCCCACCACGCCGAGGGACTCACCGCCGACGACGCGCGCGCCCTGGTCCTGGACCTGCGCGGCCGGCTCGGCAACGAACGTCCCGCCGTCGTGGTCGTGGCGACCGTGGCCAAGGAGCGTCCGGTGGTCATCGTCGCCACCAACGAGCGCGCCCGCGAGCTCGGCATCAAGGCCGGAGCCCTGGTGCGCGTGGCGGCGCAGGCCCTCGGCGGCGGCGGTGGCGGCAAGGACGACCTCGCCCAGGGCGGTGGCCAGGACGCCGGCAAGATCGGTGAGGCCCTGGCCCAGGTCGAGGCGACCGTGTCCGCGCAGGGCCGCTGA
- the ruvX gene encoding Holliday junction resolvase RuvX yields the protein MSDIAAGQQRPPDPARGTSAGARLPRGVRLGVDVGTVRVGVARSDPDGLLATPETTITHVPGRHDDVAAVTRLAGELGADVVYVGLPRTLAGGDSGSTRLAREFARSLAGTTGACGPEVRVVDERLTTVDAARRLRESGRRARSQRQVIDQAAAVLILQVALDQESATGRRAGTPVAGSGEPGADPAQHPTAAGDQTRDGEPTPRRKPRHRKVT from the coding sequence GTGTCCGACATCGCCGCGGGGCAGCAACGCCCGCCCGACCCCGCCCGCGGGACCTCGGCGGGCGCCCGGCTGCCCCGCGGCGTGCGGCTCGGCGTCGACGTGGGGACGGTGCGGGTGGGGGTGGCCCGCAGCGACCCGGACGGACTTCTCGCCACGCCCGAGACGACGATCACGCACGTCCCGGGCCGCCACGACGACGTGGCCGCCGTCACCCGGCTCGCGGGGGAGCTCGGGGCGGACGTCGTCTACGTCGGGCTGCCCCGCACCCTGGCGGGCGGGGACAGCGGGTCCACGCGCCTGGCTCGGGAGTTCGCGCGGTCCCTGGCCGGTACGACGGGGGCCTGCGGCCCCGAGGTCCGGGTGGTGGACGAGAGACTCACCACCGTCGACGCGGCCCGACGGCTGCGCGAGAGCGGCCGCCGGGCCCGGTCCCAGCGCCAGGTCATCGACCAGGCCGCCGCCGTGCTGATCCTGCAGGTCGCGCTGGACCAGGAGAGTGCCACGGGCCGCCGCGCAGGCACCCCCGTGGCCGGGTCGGGGGAGCCCGGCGCCGACCCGGCGCAGCACCCGACGGCTGCTGGTGACCAGACGCGCGACGGCGAGCCGACCCCCCGCCGCAAGCCCAGGCACC